The sequence tgtaatttttaaacaaaactgtgtttttcatttcatgttttaaaaaaacaacaaattatacTTATTTCCTGCACATCTGCATTTGTGTGCTGTGTAGTTACCACTTCATTGCACTTGTAATTAAATGGTTGTTAGATGGTTCATGCTAATGTAGTTTTTGCATATTTCTTTTCTGATTATTGGCTACTGCGTATGAAGGAAGGGGCTCTTACCTAATGCAGTATAATTTCTGGTTTGCTGCTTTAGGTTTTCCAGCAGGTCAACAACCACAACCCTTGCTAACTGTGCAGCTGCAAGAAAAGTGGCGCAGGAGTCGTACACGCAGCATACCAGAGAAAGTGATTTTTGAGGTAACCAATGCTACTGTTGTACAGGATCATAGCTCTAAATTTGTGGTAAGTGAACACAACAAAAACTGGTCAGTTCAACAGTGCAGAACTTGTCATAGTGAAAATGTGTAATACCTGGCTTAACAGGAAAAAAATCTAGCAAGTGGTGCATTCCATGACGCATCAGAGCAGATAAAATCCAGAAGAAACAATGCAGGACCCTGCTCTGCAAACAATAGCTGAGTGGAACAGGGCAGGGCACGAATGGTCTGAAAACAGCCAGGGATAACAGAGGTGGATATACAGTACTTAGCTGAAACAACGTGGGCGTTTATCAGAACATAGTAAAGcgaggctttttttttcttttcctcttaagGATTTGCTTTTTTGAAGTGTTCTTTTAAAACCAAATGCTTCAttcatgtttataaaatgagacTTTATTGTACATAGAAAACATTACGAATAAAATAATCTGATGTGCATTTGATGTTTAAGTTATTAAATGTTCATTCATGGCTGTGTTAGCATGTGCACTTAACCTTTTAAATACATAAGAGCCTACAGACTGTTAATGTGATTTCTTAAGCACTTCAGATTTTGATGCTTTAGTGACAGTTAActgaaataatgttatttttttttttttctatttttggcaCTGAACTCTTTTCTTCCTGTCACAACAGAAAGCTAGTAAAGCAGCATTCTTCTGCACCCTAAacctaagcatttttttttattgggtaGTAGCTCAGTATAACTGCATGCTAAGAAACAATATTAATGAAATacattgaatttttctttttttccttcagctCTACACTATTCATGTAATCAAATCAGGACAGTTTGATAAATGCCCAGGCATAATCACTCGACGCTATACAGATTTTGCAAAGCTGCACAGCCACTTGAGGAAACACAACAAGGAGGACATGGAGGGTATAGTCTTTCCACGCAAAAAGCTGCGTAGAAACTTTGCAGCAGAGACGATAGGCAAACGCAGCCGAGCCTTTGAACAGTACCTTGCACACCTATATTCAATAGCAGATCTACGCCGCTCCCCAGTCTTCCTtgacttctttttctttaggGACTTGGTAGAGGGACAGAGTTTGCTTAGAGCAGGCCAGTATGAAGAAGCCTTACGGTGCTTTGTGAACGCCATGAATCTGCAAGAAAAGCTAGGCTCCTGGCAGCAAGGCAATTGGCTTTTTACACTGGCTTCTATAGTGGCTAGTTTTCAGGAGCTTGAGCAGTTGGAAGAAGCACAGGAATACTGTGAACGAGCACTCGGAGATCTGTCCACACATCAAGAAGAAAAGCATCCCTTGCTTGTGCCACTACTCCAAGCAAATGTCCGTCTCTCTTGGAAAATCTCCAAGGACAAACGTCACTCCGAAGCTCACCTACAGAAACTGCGGGACTCGGGAGTGGATGTGGGTAACCAACCCTCTCTCAAGGAATACCTAATAAAGGAATCATTAGAGAGTAAGAAATAATCTCCAGCAAAGGAAGCCTCATTAACAGCTGCACTAATCTACAGCACTGAGTAAGTCTGAGCCTTACTCAAAGATTTCCATTTCAGCACTACTTTAGTAAGGATCTGTGCAATGTAATTAAGTAGAAACTGAAAATCATTAATGCACTCAGGATTCCCACTTCAGactaagaatttcattttaaagtcTTTAGTACTTCATTATACTTCAAAGTCTGTAGGATTAATGTTCTGCATTATCTATATAATAGACATAATACTATAGCTGCAGATCTAAAAGAAACACATGACAAACTGATttgagattataaaaaaaaaaaaaaaacttggaactGCAGTTTATTTAGCTACATATAAGATCTCAATTATCACTACCAGGAAACTTGAGTGAAGCCACTTGAATTGTGTTGACATACAAGACTGGTCTCATATATAGAAAGCCTAGAAAAGCCACTTACTAGGTCCCACTCATCAATTTTGAACATTACCAAAGTTGTCTCAAAGTTCTGAACTCCGATCAGAAAGTGTTAGAGCGAGTGTCTGGACAAGTCataaatttcattttatgttCCATCTGTGGTTTCTTTGAGATGGTGGTTACTACTATACTCGTATTCAGACAGTATGCTATAGTTTTGAAGTGTAATATCTGAACAATCTGTGTGTGAGCTAAAACCAGAGCAAAGGATATAACTTCAAACAAAGTTTACTTTTACAAGTAGTGATATGCCCACTATGTAATTTCCTGCTTATGAAGTAGAGGGTCTTCAACCTTCGAATATGCACATACACGCAAGCCTCTTATAGGTGGTATCTGTGTGAGctggtttgtgtgtgtatatattcatatttgcatttaaattttatactgttcattttctttataaaaataagtctttttaaataactgtttaaaatatatttaagtataatttttttttttttttttacatttcaaagaaaactgccatttctttttttaaaaaggtactTACTAAAAGAttaaagatattttatatatagattttttgcTTGGCTGCTAATTGACATCCACTTTATGACAGTTTTTTATATGTGAAGATATGGACATGGGAGTTGGTTAAACAATTGATATAAAATAGTGCTCTCACCCCTGTAAATGTCAACGTGTTTGcttgcactttttaaaatatgccaCCAAAAGTCCTGAATTTCAATCAAAAATACCCAGCAACAAAGTACTTCATCATAACAATGAATCAAATGAATATATCTTGTTTATGGTAGTtctcagttaaatctcttttaaaaacTGGTGTATAGTAATATGATATCCAGTCAAGCTGAAAACGGCAATTTGCAcctctaaaaataaaacatttaaagctatACATATTTTTAGTTTCCTAAATTCATAGCCTTCCAAGTTATTTTTCAATAATGAAATGATACTTGATAAGGTTTTAATTCCACCTACAAAGGACTGTTCATTTTTCATAAGTGGTAAGTATAAAATGCTGTTACATTCAGAATTCTCAAAGAAATAAATTGCAAGTTCAATACACAAACATTTGAAACACTTATTTCAGTAATTACATTGATAAATATACCCGATTTATACAGAATGTGCTTAAGCGTAATGCTGCGGTTTGTTTATTAAGTGTTAATATTGAACAGAAGTTTACTAATTGATGTAGTGTAGTGGGTAAGGCACTGGACTAAAGCTGCCAGATCAGTTCCCACTTCTGACTCACTGTATGACCCTGGGCAAGGCACTTTAAAGTGCTAGTGCTCCAAATATTAAAGGCCTCAAAATGTTTCTAAACCATTGTGATATATCCTGACCTTGCACTTTTCTCTTGATAATACCATCAGCTACTGTACATACAACAAAAGGTAATCCTATTAAAGGATAAATGAGTTGTTTCACAAGGAGTACAAGGTACCTTCATCCACCATTTACCATTCGTAAATCATTCTCTATAAGATGTAACTGTAATAACATGCTAAAATGTCTGACTGCACTCACTTCCTTAAAGTTGCACAGCTACAACATTGCTTGTTTTGGTAAACACCAAGTAGAACACATGGTACTGTACTAGTCTTCAGCTGAGGTAAGAACATAAACAGCTGCTTAAATATTctcaaaactaaaatgaaaagtgTACATTCTTTTGTTCATAATCTAATGTAGATTTTCCTCAACCTGTGTTATGCGAAGAATTACTGGGTGTTACATGAAGTAGCACAAAAGAAAAACGGAGTGGGAGACATTCAGTTGCAATTACAAATAAAGAAGCTTCAAGGTTTTGAATTGCAGCTATCAAACCTATTTCTTATATGTCCCATATATAACAAGAATGTCTCAAGACTGATGTAAGATATGAAGTAGTAGGGGAAGTGatgacgaaggtggtagggatgagaacagcgcttGTACGCATGCACTGCActgccgagagctgattctacaataaaataaagaggaataaccttggaggtcaatcatcaccccaaataCGGATAGTAGATGtcgcatagtatatgtgtaccaaatatcaggtcaatagGTTAAACGATTTGTGAGCTACATGTgctttaaaatcctagacagacaaatggacagccacggtagcatattatatataaaacattgactcacactctcatcaacaaaaacaccatttcacagtttgttaaaaaactgaaatttgtaaATCTAGATCAGTAGATATCCAGTAAGAGAGGACATTTAGGGGTAAACCACCAAAGCACCACCACATAATTGACAACCAGGGGTTTGTTGGGGTTGACGTGAAGTTTCGTGAGTAGTGGCTGCATTACCAAAGGGTAAAAGGCAAGAAAACGGCTGCACAGTAAGGGAAGTGCAATGCAATGCAATTACAGCTGCACGGCAGTTCAAAAGTGCTGGGAGAGACCCAGAAAAAAGATGTGTAGCTTAGAGGGAATATAATTAATAACCTGTatcaattaaaaagaataatttcctgtaaaattgtgttttgcaatgaccatccataaaagccaagtcactaggaaaagatcggaatgttttactcatagaCAATTGTGTATCTTCAAGAGTAAGCAACTCCAGTGACTtaatagtagtagcagtagtagtatttgactgatgcctttatcccaggtgacttaaaacatttgaaaataagattagttatgtttcttttgtttttccaactggagcaca comes from Polypterus senegalus isolate Bchr_013 chromosome 14, ASM1683550v1, whole genome shotgun sequence and encodes:
- the snx21 gene encoding sorting nexin-21 isoform X1, coding for MASKLLHKIRHSLFKEETPETDLSAAAEDCPEISELDDDTEGLSSRLSGTLSFEGEQNVKHEDEGGSSEPESDLDVLEESLENDSEGTGFPAGQQPQPLLTVQLQEKWRRSRTRSIPEKVIFEVTNATVVQDHSSKFVLYTIHVIKSGQFDKCPGIITRRYTDFAKLHSHLRKHNKEDMEGIVFPRKKLRRNFAAETIGKRSRAFEQYLAHLYSIADLRRSPVFLDFFFFRDLVEGQSLLRAGQYEEALRCFVNAMNLQEKLGSWQQGNWLFTLASIVASFQELEQLEEAQEYCERALGDLSTHQEEKHPLLVPLLQANVRLSWKISKDKRHSEAHLQKLRDSGVDVGNQPSLKEYLIKESLESKK
- the snx21 gene encoding sorting nexin-21 isoform X2, whose protein sequence is MASKLLHKIRHSLFKEETPETDLSAAAEDCPEISELDDDTEGLSSRLSGTLSFEGEQNVKHEDEGGSSEPESDLDVLEESLENDSEGTGFPAGQQPQPLLTVQLQEKWRRSRTRSIPEKVIFELYTIHVIKSGQFDKCPGIITRRYTDFAKLHSHLRKHNKEDMEGIVFPRKKLRRNFAAETIGKRSRAFEQYLAHLYSIADLRRSPVFLDFFFFRDLVEGQSLLRAGQYEEALRCFVNAMNLQEKLGSWQQGNWLFTLASIVASFQELEQLEEAQEYCERALGDLSTHQEEKHPLLVPLLQANVRLSWKISKDKRHSEAHLQKLRDSGVDVGNQPSLKEYLIKESLESKK